In Strix aluco isolate bStrAlu1 chromosome 33, bStrAlu1.hap1, whole genome shotgun sequence, the following proteins share a genomic window:
- the LOC141917062 gene encoding transcription elongation factor SPT5-like isoform X1: MGSAMSTGRSRTLVNPPRAPASPSSSSPAALTGPGAAGSSLEGVRIGMLWASTSRRTPGAPSPGGDNPHTPGSGIEQSSSDWVTTDIQVKVRDTYRDSRVVGQTGVIRSVMDGICFVYLYDSEKVVSISSEHLEPVTPTRRNKVKVILGEDREATGILLSIDGEEGVVRMDLEEQFKILNLRSLGKLVEA; encoded by the exons ATGGGGTCGGCGATGAGCACGGGGAGGTCACGGACGCTGGTAAATCCCCCTCGCGCGCCGGcgtccccctcctcatcctctcctgcTGCGCTCACCGGGCCGGGGGCCGCTGGCAGCTCCTTGGAGGGCGTCAGGATCGGGATGCTCTGG gccAGCACCAGCCGCAGGACCCCTGGGGCCCCCTCCCCAGGGGGGGACAACCCCCACACCCCCGGCTCGGGGATCGAGCAGAGCTCCAGCGACTGGGTGACCACCGACATCCAGGTGAAGGTCCGTGACACCTACCGTGACAGTCGGGTGGTGGGACAGACCGGTGTCATCCGCAGCGTCATG gaCGGGATATGCTTCGTCTACCTGTACGACAGCGAGAAGGTGGTGAGCATCTCCAGCGAGCACCTGGAGCCCGTCACCCCCACCAGAAGGAACAAG GTCAAGGTGATCCTGGGGGAGGACCGTGAAGCTACCGGGATCCTGCTCAGCATCGATGGGGAGGAAGGGGTCGTCCGCATGGATTTAGAGGAGCAGTTCAAGATCCTCAACCTCCGCTCCCTCGGCAAACTGGTGGAGGCTTGA
- the LOC141917054 gene encoding 26S proteasome non-ATPase regulatory subunit 8 isoform X1, translated as MALAGRAVSGAEEAGALRAAAGMYEQLRSEWSRQSPDLSKCGELLGRLKLALLELNFLPTTGTKLTKQQLLLARDILEIGAQWSILQKDIPSFERYMAQLKCYYYDYKEELPESAYKHQLLGLNLLFLLSQNRVAEFHTELERLPAKEILSNVYIKHPVSLEQYLMEGRYNKVFLAKGNIPAESYTFFMDILLDTTRDEIASCIEKAYEKLLFSEATRMLFFTTAEKMTDYAKKRGWVLGPNNYYSFSSRQQSPKTPPSPRPNWPSRSSNTRGSWK; from the exons ATGGCGCTGGCCGGGCGGGCGGTGAGCGGGGCGGAGGAGGCGGGGGCGCTGCGGGCGGCCGCCGGGATGTACGAGCAGCTCCGGAGCGAGTGGAGCCGCCAGAGCCCCGACCTCAGCAAGTGCGGGGAGCTCCTGGGGCGCCTCAAG ctcGCTTTACTGGAGCTCAACTTCCTCCCCACCACCGGCACCAAGCTcaccaagcagcagctcctcctggcCC GGGACATCCTGGAGATCGGCGCCCAGTGGAGCATCCTGCAGAAGGACATCCCCTCCTTCGAGCGCTACATGGCCCAGCTCAAGTGCTACTACTATGACTACAA GGAGGAGCTGCCGGAATCAGCCTACAAGCACCAACTCCTGGGCTTGAACCTGCTCTTCTTGCTGTCGCAGAACCGCGTCGCCGAGTTCCACACCGAGCTGGAGCGGCTGCCGGCTAAAGAAATCCTGAGCAACGTCTACATCAAGCACCCCGTTTCCCTCGAGCAG TATTTAATGGAGGGCAGATACAACAAAGTTTTCCTGGCCAAAGGCAACATCCCGGCGGAAAGTTACACTTTTTTCATGGATATCCTCCTCGACACCACCCG tGACGAAATCGCCAGCTGCATCGAGAAAGCCTACGAAAAACTCCTCTTCAGCGAAGCCACCCGCATGCTCTTCTTCACCACCGCCGAAAAAATGACCGATTACGCCAAAAAG cgTGGATGGGTGTTGGGCCCCAACAACTACTACAGTTTTAGTAGCCGCCAACAAAGCCCGAAGACGCCACCATCCCCTCGACCGAACTGGCCAAGCAGGTCATCGAATACGCGCGGCAGCTGGAAATGA
- the LOC141917067 gene encoding 5'-3' exonuclease PLD3-like, giving the protein MPLAILLFVVPASAAQAQIPSARVHHNKYMVTEKAAYIGTSNWSGDYFTRTAGSALVVNQTLSPSSAGTATVPAAGTIREQLQAVFERDWSSRYSADISDAEQWESLCGSR; this is encoded by the exons ATGCCCCTTGCTATCCTGCTGTTCGTGGTGCCGGCCAGCGCGGCACAAGCCCAGATCCCCTCCGCCCGGGTGCACCACAACAAGTACATGGTGACGGAGAAGGCGGCGTATATCG GGACATCCAACTGGTCCGGCGACTACTTCACGCGGACGGCGGGATCGGCGCTGGTGGTGAACCAGACGCTGAGCCCCAGCAGTGCCGGCACCGCCACCGTCCCTGCGGCCGGCACCATCCGGGAGCAGCTGCAGGCGGTTTTTGAGCGGGATTGGAGCTCCCGCTACAGCGCTGACATCAGCGACGCTGAGCAGTGGGAGAGCCTCTGCGGCTCCCGGTAG
- the LOC141917054 gene encoding 26S proteasome non-ATPase regulatory subunit 8 isoform X2, with product MALAGRAVSGAEEAGALRAAAGMYEQLRSEWSRQSPDLSKCGELLGRLKLALLELNFLPTTGTKLTKQQLLLARDILEIGAQWSILQKDIPSFERYMAQLKCYYYDYKEELPESAYKHQLLGLNLLFLLSQNRVAEFHTELERLPAKEILSNVYIKHPVSLEQYLMEGRYNKVFLAKGNIPAESYTFFMDILLDTTRDEIASCIEKAYEKLLFSEATRMLFFTTAEKMTDYAKKRGWVLGPNNYYSFSSRQQKPEDATIPSTELAKQVIEYARQLEMIV from the exons ATGGCGCTGGCCGGGCGGGCGGTGAGCGGGGCGGAGGAGGCGGGGGCGCTGCGGGCGGCCGCCGGGATGTACGAGCAGCTCCGGAGCGAGTGGAGCCGCCAGAGCCCCGACCTCAGCAAGTGCGGGGAGCTCCTGGGGCGCCTCAAG ctcGCTTTACTGGAGCTCAACTTCCTCCCCACCACCGGCACCAAGCTcaccaagcagcagctcctcctggcCC GGGACATCCTGGAGATCGGCGCCCAGTGGAGCATCCTGCAGAAGGACATCCCCTCCTTCGAGCGCTACATGGCCCAGCTCAAGTGCTACTACTATGACTACAA GGAGGAGCTGCCGGAATCAGCCTACAAGCACCAACTCCTGGGCTTGAACCTGCTCTTCTTGCTGTCGCAGAACCGCGTCGCCGAGTTCCACACCGAGCTGGAGCGGCTGCCGGCTAAAGAAATCCTGAGCAACGTCTACATCAAGCACCCCGTTTCCCTCGAGCAG TATTTAATGGAGGGCAGATACAACAAAGTTTTCCTGGCCAAAGGCAACATCCCGGCGGAAAGTTACACTTTTTTCATGGATATCCTCCTCGACACCACCCG tGACGAAATCGCCAGCTGCATCGAGAAAGCCTACGAAAAACTCCTCTTCAGCGAAGCCACCCGCATGCTCTTCTTCACCACCGCCGAAAAAATGACCGATTACGCCAAAAAG cgTGGATGGGTGTTGGGCCCCAACAACTACTACAGTTTTAGTAGCCGCCAACAAAAGCCCGAAGACGCCACCATCCCCTCGACCGAACTGGCCAAGCAGGTCATCGAATACGCGCGGCAGCTGGAAATGATCGTTTAG
- the LOC141917068 gene encoding putative RNA-binding protein 46, translating to MDEENKAAASGCGKMRSGTQTEAALLALLEKTGYSMVQENGQRRFGGPPPGWAGPPPPRGCEVFVSKIPHDLYEDELVPVFERAGKIYEFRLMMRFSGENRGYAFVMYTAEEEAQLAIEILNNYEIRPGRFIGVCVSSNNCRLFIGGIPKEKKKEEILREMKKVTEGVVDVTVCPDATDKTKTRGFAFVQYESHRAAAVARRSLIPGALQLWGHTIRVDWAQPEEEAGEKRRQRVKELRVRNLLRSTTEDTIKAEFDKFKPGAVKRVKKLRDYAFVHFFHREDAVAAMSAMNGKCIDGASIEVALAKRGKKGRAWKQRFNAQLSPGSENLLGFPDKGAGHQKSLGEPASPSVRLNGQRSPGPSEVEGCTYPFFPGTKLTLTSRYSLKPSHFSSAVMHLDYVCNKSNWTPPEYSLYSTTTQDGKILLVFKVVIASIADGYFMPDKLCATVEGAKELAAQFTLLHLRKYKCFRLVLKN from the exons ATGGACGAGGAGAATAAAGCTGCAGCAAGTGGATGTGGCAAAATGCGAAGTGGCACTCAGACAGAGGCTgctctgctggctctgctggagaAGACTGGATACAGCATGGTTCAAGAAAACGGGCAGAGAAGATTTGGTGGTCCTCCGCCAG gttgGGCAGGTCCTCCACCACCTCGTGGATGTGAAGTTTTTGTGAGTAAGATTCCTCATGATCTGTATGAAGATGAATTAGTTCCTGTTTTCGAGAGAGCTGGGAAGATCTATGAGTTCAGGCTGATGATGAGATTCAGTGGTGAGAATCGAGGCTATGCTTTTGTGATGTACACTGCTGAAGAGGAAGCCCAGCTAGCCATCGAGATTCTTAATAATTACGAAATTCGTCCAGGGAGATTTATTGGTGTCTGCGTAAGCTCGAACAACTGCAGACTATTTATTGGAGGGattccaaaagaaaagaagaaagaagaaatactgcgtgaaatgaaaaaagttacagaagGAGTGGTAGATGTCACTGTTTGTCCAGATGCCACCGACAAAACTAAAACTCGTGGCTTTGCTTTTGTGCAATACGAATCtcacagagcagctgcagtggcTAGAAGAAGCCTAATCCCAG GAGCACTCCAGCTCTGGGGTCATACCATTCGGGTAGACTGGGCACAGCCTGAGGAGGAAGCTGGTgaaaaaagaaggcagagagTTAAAGAATTACGTGTAAGAAATTTGCTGAGATCTACTACAGAGGACACAATTAAAGCTGAATTCGACAAGTTCAAGCCAGGAGCAGTTAAACGTGTAAAGAAGCTGAGAGACtatgcttttgttcattttttccaccGTGAAGATGCAGTTGCTGCGATGTCTGCAATGAATGGAAAGTGCATTGATGGAGCTAGTATTGAGGTAGCGCTGGCAAAGCGAGGTAAGAAAGGAAGAGCTTGGAAGCAGCGTTTTAATGCTCAGCTGAGTCCTGGTTCTGAAAATCTCTTAGGGTTTCCTGACAAAGGAGCTGGTCATCAAAAATCCTTAGGGGAACCAGCAAGTCCTTCAGTTCGTCTTAATGGTCAGCGTAGTCCAGGCCCCTCTGAAGTTGAAGGGTGCACATACCCTTTTTTCCCAGGCACAAAGCTTACTCTAACTAGCAGGTATTCTTTAAAACCCAGTCACTTCAGTTCTGCAGTGATGCATCTGGATTATGTCTGCAATAAAAGTAACTGGACACCACCAGAATACTCCTTGTACTCAACCACAACTCAGGATGGGAAAATACTCCTGGTGTTCAAGGTGGTTATTGCCAGTATTGCAGATGGTTATTTCATGCCAGACAAACTCTGCGCGACAGTAGAAGGTGCAAAGGAATTGGCAGCACAGTTCACACTTCTACATCTACGTAAGTATAAATGCTTTCGATTAGTTCTGAAGAACTGA
- the LOC141917062 gene encoding transcription elongation factor SPT5-like isoform X3, with translation MGSAMSTGRSRTLASTSRRTPGAPSPGGDNPHTPGSGIEQSSSDWVTTDIQVKVRDTYRDSRVVGQTGVIRSVMDGICFVYLYDSEKVVSISSEHLEPVTPTRRNKVKVILGEDREATGILLSIDGEEGVVRMDLEEQFKILNLRSLGKLVEA, from the exons ATGGGGTCGGCGATGAGCACGGGGAGGTCACGGACGCTG gccAGCACCAGCCGCAGGACCCCTGGGGCCCCCTCCCCAGGGGGGGACAACCCCCACACCCCCGGCTCGGGGATCGAGCAGAGCTCCAGCGACTGGGTGACCACCGACATCCAGGTGAAGGTCCGTGACACCTACCGTGACAGTCGGGTGGTGGGACAGACCGGTGTCATCCGCAGCGTCATG gaCGGGATATGCTTCGTCTACCTGTACGACAGCGAGAAGGTGGTGAGCATCTCCAGCGAGCACCTGGAGCCCGTCACCCCCACCAGAAGGAACAAG GTCAAGGTGATCCTGGGGGAGGACCGTGAAGCTACCGGGATCCTGCTCAGCATCGATGGGGAGGAAGGGGTCGTCCGCATGGATTTAGAGGAGCAGTTCAAGATCCTCAACCTCCGCTCCCTCGGCAAACTGGTGGAGGCTTGA
- the LOC141917062 gene encoding transcription elongation factor SPT5-like isoform X2 → MGSAMSTGRSRTLVNPPRAPASPSSSSPAALTGPGAAGSSLEGVRIGMLWASTSRRTPGAPSPGGDNPHTPGSGIEQSSSDWVTTDIQVKDGICFVYLYDSEKVVSISSEHLEPVTPTRRNKVKVILGEDREATGILLSIDGEEGVVRMDLEEQFKILNLRSLGKLVEA, encoded by the exons ATGGGGTCGGCGATGAGCACGGGGAGGTCACGGACGCTGGTAAATCCCCCTCGCGCGCCGGcgtccccctcctcatcctctcctgcTGCGCTCACCGGGCCGGGGGCCGCTGGCAGCTCCTTGGAGGGCGTCAGGATCGGGATGCTCTGG gccAGCACCAGCCGCAGGACCCCTGGGGCCCCCTCCCCAGGGGGGGACAACCCCCACACCCCCGGCTCGGGGATCGAGCAGAGCTCCAGCGACTGGGTGACCACCGACATCCAGGTGAAG gaCGGGATATGCTTCGTCTACCTGTACGACAGCGAGAAGGTGGTGAGCATCTCCAGCGAGCACCTGGAGCCCGTCACCCCCACCAGAAGGAACAAG GTCAAGGTGATCCTGGGGGAGGACCGTGAAGCTACCGGGATCCTGCTCAGCATCGATGGGGAGGAAGGGGTCGTCCGCATGGATTTAGAGGAGCAGTTCAAGATCCTCAACCTCCGCTCCCTCGGCAAACTGGTGGAGGCTTGA